DNA sequence from the Vicia villosa cultivar HV-30 ecotype Madison, WI linkage group LG3, Vvil1.0, whole genome shotgun sequence genome:
AAGTGTCCCTGACTAGAACAACATGAAAACTCCCAAGATCTATCAGGACTTGCTTGATATCCCAGTTTCCATGTTGCACACTGATGAGCACGGGGTCACTATCAAGAAGGAGGCTTCTAACGGTATCACTGTTAGAATAGGTGATGTCGATTCCTAACTCTCCATGCCTCCCCCCTTTGGAGAAACCAAGGGTTATTACGTTCGTGGTCAGCACATGTGTAGCGTATTTCCTCTAAGAGAAGTTAGAGTTATCTACACTGACGAAACCCCTAGCCATGGTGTAGAACATAGAGTTTAGAGTTTTGTTGGTCATCTTCGGAGGAAGATGAGAAGGATGATAATGAAAGAGGTGTGGCCCAGGATAGTTTTATCGAGGTTTCCCTGGTGGGGGTCATTGTACTTGTAAAAAAATACAGGAGTGTGTGGTATCCATATGTCGGTAGGGGATACTTAAAGGCCTTTGTAGTTAACTGTGGTTAGGGCATGCCCACGCTAGTGAAAGATCTTGTTCATTGATGCTTAAAATGCTAAGAGAGGGCTAGCTCACGTGATGTTAATTATGCTTGCTGCCTAATTGTCCTTCCTGGCCTCCTTTCCAAGAATGAGAGCAACATAAGTAAATTTCTTCATAATTGCTTCTTGTATCTGACAAGCCCCGAGAAGGTCATCTTTGATCACAATTGACAGGTCTACTAGAGTCTTCATGATACTTCAATTTTAAATGCACAGAAGATGATATGACGTCAAAGGGTGCTATAATGACTAGCTTAGAATGCCGTTGTAGGCACTTTCACATGGCATCGCAAAAAAGCGAATATTCATAGACCTTATCTCACTCCTTTTCCCCGAAGTGGCCAATAAATAGATATGTTTGCACAAACAAATAGACGAGTTATTAAAAGCAAGTAAACAAAAAGCGAATATTCATAGACCTTATCTCACTCCTTCAGCTATAAACTTTGTATTAGTCATTTCTGGTTTTGATCGATtaactctaacacggttaagtgttttatatatttagagCCCGAAGCTCTGATATTAATTGATGGAAAAAGGTAAGACACAACAAAGGGGTTGGATTGTGtcctttttaaatttgtttaagtaTTAAAATTTAGCTTAAAGATAGAAGTAAGATAAGTAATAAATTAGAGGTTTATGTTAAATAAGGAGTGCCAATGTGGGTGATTAAATATAGTAGTGAATAATATAagagaatataaaagaaaaacacaagaaaacttATCGTGGTTCACCAACTTGTAGTCCAGTCCCCACACCCTGTGAGATTATCCTTTGATAATGTGATAGAACTAGCACTATACCTGTTATCCTTTGATAATGTGATAGAACTAGCAATATACCTGTACTAGTTTTAGGCTAATGCGAAATACCCAACCAATCAATTAATTGATTTTCATTTTCCCACTCTCTCACCTGTACTGGTTTTTGTTCTTCTACCCGTGGTTTTCGAACAATACCGACCCCAACCCCCAATGTCCAGCATTACCCAGTACCCAATTGAGCCAACCCGTAATTAATAACTGGACCCAATCCGTGATGAATAAGTACTGTCCCTAATCTCAGTTTAGCACTACAAaacccaaaaatagaaaaatagattAAAAACAATCTGCTAAAATATGATATATTTAAAACAGCAAACCATAGTACATTTGCTTGTTCATCGTTACAAAATCCCCAAAATCAAAAGATATCAAAAAATTAATGAATTAATCCTACATAATTGATTATTTGTACAACACCATTCTACATAATCTCTTGTTCCTAACATAGTAGCAGCAGTGGTAGAGTAGAGTAACAATGCTAAATCCTTCCATCACACAATTGTTGAGCAAGTAGCAGTAGAAGGATCATACAAAGCAGGAAGAAGATACTTCCTTCCATTATCACCATGTGCGTTGTAGCTAGCGCCAGTAGTAGTATCAACAAGCAAATCACCAGCATAACCAGGGTAAGCACCTTTCCCATAAACACCAGGACAAGCAGAAGCAGCTTCAAGAGGAGCTTCAGAAGGACCCTGAAAGTACCCATTTCCAAAAGGGTTTGTTGCAGTTCCAGCCAAAAGACTAGCCAAATTGATCACCATTCCGTCAAGGCCAACATCGTTGTTTGGGGAAACCAAAGGTGGGCTTTGAGGCCCGTAGATTGGTTGGTGAAATGGCCACGCGCATTGACCTGGACATTGTGTTTCGGAATTACCAACCCAGATGTAAGCGAATTTGTAGCTCTTACCCTTTACAGGAACAGCAGAAGAATATGAAGAACCGTGAGTTCCACATCGGTCCATACAGAAACGTTCAACAGCAACATCAGCGGATGTTAGAACAACGTTAATGGAGTCTTTGTTGTCTCCTTTAGAAGCTAGTTCGATAAGGTTTTTGCTTGTGAGTGATTTTCCAAGTGAGTAATTCTCGTCGAGAATTTGCTTACTCAGAGTAAGAGAAAGCTGTGAAGCTTTCTTCTTTGAGGTGAGGTGATAGTATTTTTCAGTGGTTTTCCACCATCCGGAAACGGAAGGTTGGTTGGGTTGAGAAGATGGAGAAGAGAGTGAGGTGAAAAAATCAGTGATTATAGCTTTTTGGGATGGTTTGAAGTGACCATACCAAATGAGATTCACAGAGATTTTACCATAGAGTAGAGGACCGTTGTGGTAGTGAAGAAGCTGAGATTGGTCCTGAACAAGTTCATTCAGATTCCTAGCAGCTAAAGAAAGGTGAAAAACTGAGATGAGAAGAAAGATTTTGAGAAAACATTCAAAATTGGAAGCCATTGCTAAAATTGTGAAAAGAAAACTGAGGCAAGATTAGAAACAGCTCTTTTTGAAATGGATTCGAGTTATaagaaggattttgtaaattgGTGTGATTTAGATAATGTGTGAAGAGTGGTTTATATAGTGGTAGCCCAGGTGgggttttatttttattgattaaaattaaaaattaaaaaactttttCTAGTAAAATTTAACAGTGGGATACAGAAACTTGCcaagaaagaaaagagagagaaagtaaTTAAAGAGTGACTTTTATGTGTGGGAAGTGGTTAGCCTTACTGGCATTTACGAGCCACGGCTTGTCCAGTAAGCAACCCAAAGAGGGACCCTTCATTCAGTACTGTTGATCTATCATTCTCACGTGAATTTCAGCATGTGTAAAACACGCGCGGGTTTCGGGTTTGTGTTTTGATGAAGCGTGAGAAACAAGCGTATGAAGTGAGGTGAGAGATAGTTAAAAAGAGAGGTGTTTTAGTGAGACAAGACACAAGAAGAAAGTGCAACCCTTTGTGGAAATAAGTGAaggttggctttgttttgtgggGTTAGCAATGTGACAAAAGCATGACAGCTTTGGCCAGTTGGATTGGAGAGGTGGGTGAATTGTCATGATTAACCCTATAAACGGATAAGTTATTGAAAATACGAAAAGGACGTGAGGGGTAGAATGGGAAAAGGGTAGGTGAAATTATGGAGAAAGACGTTGGAGATGACAGTCTGGAATGGTGTGTAATTTTTATGGGGAAGCGCGGATGAATAGATATACAACTGGCATTCATCCAATAGTGGAATTATGAATATTTATGGAGGTATCCGAGGAAGCACGTGATGTAAGCCCAAATATTCATGTCTAGGCACGTGACCACCACACTGGATTATTTACTTCTTTTGATTTCAAATTTCCACCTGTACTTCATGACTTGGCAAACACCATACGCCACTGCGCTTCATTACTTGCAAAGGTTAGGTAGGTTGTTTCACATAAATTGAATTCATTGCATTCATCAAAATTCACCATTGAGATTTTTAATAACCATTGGATTaagatttaataatttaataatggaATACATATAATACTATTGatttttagtttaaaatttttGTTATTGCAAGTGGATAACGGCAAAGTCATTATCTTGATTACAGAATTTTACAGAAAATGATATCACAAATATAGGTGtagaatattttaaagaaaaattgaaTTTCAAATTACTCGTGAATTGCAATAGACTAAAATAGAATCTTGCCCTTTTCAGTGACACATAAGCTGCTCCACTCATAATCCTTTTGTGAAAAAAATGTAGTTTTATGAATGAACAATAATTTTTATCTTCGCTGTCATTCTAAATTTCAATTCtttaaatatatgaaaattttaaatgtgTTCAAATGTTTTTTTAGGATGTATTTTAAACATTAAAtctgtttttaattaattagtttaatctataaaattacaaaaaagaaacatatttaaaatatatagcaTATATTTTAACGCATTCAAAAAATTATAATGATAACAGATTAAATGTTGATCACTAAAATAATTGCTTACCTGTCAATTTAATTTTGGGTTTTGataactattttatatttttgttcttATTTGCCGAACTAGAGTAAGCATATACCATGTGGATTTATTTGATGCTGatgtggatatacttgactacaGAATATATGTGACATGTAAGATATTTAGAGTGATAATAATGTAAATAAttgtaaaaataatcataaattaTACTCAAGCAAGAGTGTGTATTCAACTTTcacaatcaaaaataaaaattctataaaaatcaCTTTCATCCTAAGaatttgaattatatatatatatatatatatatatatatatatatatatatatatatatatatatatatatatatatatatatatatatatatatatatataatggagaAAGACACCgagttaatttttataatatggtATCAGAAAGTTCGATCAACTAAACATGTAGAATCATGTTACCTTGGCCTTGTTAAGTGAACCCCCACTAGGTTGCTTATGAAATTGTTTCTTTCATTCATGTGTTATTATTTCGAAATTATTTGTCGAAACCTTGATTGTAGTTGTTTGCTTGAGTCGGTGTTGCCTTGTGGTCGTGATTTTGTCGTTGATTCGTGATCATGATTTCGTCATTGATTCGTGTCGTGATTCTGTCGTTGATTTGTGTTTCAATGTTGCTTTGTGATTGTGATTTGGTTTTGCGATCGATTTTGTTTTGAGATCGTATTCTGTGTTTGCTTGGGATTCGCTGTTTCTTTTAGGAGTGTTTGTTGTTCGATAATTTCTCAAgtgtggtttgtggtttgtgtTCGATGATTTGATGATTGCTTATTGCAATTATCTATTTGttactataaaaaaattgttccacGTGACCAAGAGATTTAGTTAAAAAGTGTTATTTCTATCATGGTTATGGAAAgcaaaagaaattatttttgtatttgttttaCTGCCAAGAATTATTCTTCTTAggattttaaattcaaaaattatGTGAAGGGAAAGGGATTATGGAGTCACCTAGACGATGTGTCAAAGGCTTCTACAGAAAAAGTTGTGCTAGATGAGCGTGAAACCGAAGGTACTTAATTAACCACTTGGATCCTCTATTATTGATCCTCAAATGATCAATAATTTGCGCTTactttcaactgctcaagaaATGTGGGTTTATTTGAAGGGTATTTACAACCAAGACAATGCACTCAAACATTTTCGATTGGAGCTATAGATAGCCAATTACAAACAATGTAATTTATCTATTCAAGAATATTATTCTAGTTTTCTGAATATGAGGACATAACAATCTGCTCCTGTTCAATCGCGGCTCTCCGAGAGGTTTATAAAACAAGTAGCCaagatcaatttctcatgaaaCTTCGCCCAAAATTTGAAGTTGTTAAAGGTGTTTTGCTTAATAGAAATCTCGTTCCTTCTTTGGATACATGTGTTAGAGGACTTCTAAGGGAGGAACAACGTCTCATTACTCAAAGAGCCATGTCTCatgaagttgttgtttttgtGTCTGTGGTGGTTCCATGTGCTGCTTAGAGCCTTCTACAGTTATTGATCTTGATTCCCCTATCTTTCTTTTTAAAAATCATTCTGATTATAGTGATTTACATActtttaagtgtgtgtgtgtgtgtgtg
Encoded proteins:
- the LOC131662061 gene encoding protein PHOSPHATE-INDUCED 1-like, giving the protein MASNFECFLKIFLLISVFHLSLAARNLNELVQDQSQLLHYHNGPLLYGKISVNLIWYGHFKPSQKAIITDFFTSLSSPSSQPNQPSVSGWWKTTEKYYHLTSKKKASQLSLTLSKQILDENYSLGKSLTSKNLIELASKGDNKDSINVVLTSADVAVERFCMDRCGTHGSSYSSAVPVKGKSYKFAYIWVGNSETQCPGQCAWPFHQPIYGPQSPPLVSPNNDVGLDGMVINLASLLAGTATNPFGNGYFQGPSEAPLEAASACPGVYGKGAYPGYAGDLLVDTTTGASYNAHGDNGRKYLLPALYDPSTATCSTIV